One part of the Trichoplusia ni isolate ovarian cell line Hi5 chromosome 2, tn1, whole genome shotgun sequence genome encodes these proteins:
- the LOC113500925 gene encoding filaggrin-2-like, whose protein sequence is MKLFVIAALVAVAAAGRLEHLERSYLPPDNNSVGSARSFGSNGGFGSSQGGFGSNSHGSFGNSGAFGSAGSGLGRQNGGFSSAATSNKYLPPNQGSGNSGAFGSGGFGSSGNGQHGGSGGFGSSGNGQHGGSFSQATSNKYLPPNQGSAGSGAFGNGAFGSAGSGISRPNGGFSSAATSNKYLPPNQGSGSNGVNQFARSQQGFGGAQNYRSQQYNQGSSQYSQNGQSQFSAPSSQYGAPSSQYSAPSSQYGAPSSQYSQSGAASRQYLAPRAGPSQSQGPQQSFDEQTGYHY, encoded by the exons atgaaattg TTCGTGATCGCTGCCCTCGTCGCCGTGGCCGCTGCCGGCCGTCTGGAACACCTGGAACGCTCCTACCTTCCTCCGGACAACAACTCGGTCGGCTCAGCCAGGTCCTTCGGTTCAAACGGAGGCTTCGGATCCTCTCAGGGTGGATTCGGCTCAAACTCCCACGGATCTTTCGGAAACTCCGGTGCCTTTGGCTCTGCTGGCTCCGGCCTGGGCCGCCAAAACGGTGGATTCTCCTCTGCGGCTACTTCGAACAAATACCTTCCCCCTAACCAGGGATCTGGAAACTCTGGTGCTTTTGGCTCCGGCGGTTTCGGTTCTTCCGGCAATGGACAGCACGGTGGATCTGGCGGTTTTGGTTCTTCCGGCAACGGCCAGCACGGTGGCTCCTTCTCTCAGGCTACATCCAACAAATACTTGCCTCCTAACCAAGGCTCCGCTGGATCTGGTGCTTTCGGAAACGGTGCCTTCGGATCTGCTGGATCTGGTATCTCCCGCCCCAACGGTGGATTCTCCTCTGCTGCTACCTCCAACAAGTACTTGCCCCCCAACCAAGGCTCCGGCTCAAACGGTGTGAACCAGTTCGCTCGCTCCCAACAAG GTTTTGGTGGTGCCCAAAACTACCGCAGCCAGCAATACAACCAGGGTTCCTCTCAGTACAGCCAGAACGGTCAGTCCCAGTTCTCCGCCCCGAGCTCTCAGTACGGCGCCCCCAGCTCCCAGTACAGCGCTCCCAGCTCCCAGTATGGCGCCCCTAGCTCCCAGTACTCTCAGTCTGGTGCCGCCAGCCGCCAGTACCTGGCCCCCAGGGCCGGCCCCTCCCAATCTCAGGGCCCTCAACAGAGCTTCGATGAACAGACCGGCTACCATTACTAA